In a single window of the Coleofasciculus sp. FACHB-T130 genome:
- a CDS encoding polysaccharide biosynthesis/export family protein, producing MSRTSGGWFHRFTAFFLFTLHTSVYTLPSSVLLWMLHSGSFAGRGMSQTLPTLPNSVAPPLPPPPPSPNTNENVQSPVVIPAAPIDPTSPPPPLGYPSPQPFEGQPTQFNNRYLLGTGDTISALVERFPDLSFQSVIDAEGNIVAPLLGKISVLGLTLEEAQEKIRLGLNRFVIDPAVTVTLAGQRAAQVTISGEVVRPGFYTLAPGAQLSAALLIAGGSTNLGDLRSVLVRRARIDGSTIEQRVDLFTPLLNGQSLPNLRLQDGDAVVIPKLEVATEQNYDRSLVSRSTVSQQQINIRVLSYAGGGIGSISLPNGSTFVDALSAIGPSPDTSNLRNIALIRFDPERGKAVTQKIDGKAALLGNIAQNVPLRNNDVIVVGRNLVGKITYALSTFTQPFRDILGFLLFFDQLRESATDLFGPTTDSNNNSD from the coding sequence ATGTCTCGCACTTCTGGAGGCTGGTTTCACCGCTTCACCGCCTTCTTTCTCTTCACTCTCCACACGAGTGTCTACACGTTGCCGAGTAGTGTCCTACTCTGGATGCTGCACTCAGGGAGTTTTGCTGGTAGAGGGATGAGTCAAACTTTACCCACATTACCCAACTCGGTCGCGCCTCCCCTCCCGCCTCCGCCTCCTTCCCCTAATACCAACGAAAACGTACAATCGCCAGTGGTGATTCCAGCAGCTCCTATCGATCCCACCAGTCCGCCGCCACCGCTGGGTTATCCATCGCCTCAGCCGTTTGAGGGACAGCCGACCCAGTTTAATAATCGCTACCTACTGGGAACGGGAGATACCATTTCGGCGTTGGTTGAGCGTTTTCCAGACTTGAGTTTTCAAAGCGTCATTGACGCGGAAGGAAACATTGTGGCACCCCTATTAGGGAAAATATCTGTACTGGGTCTGACTCTGGAAGAAGCTCAGGAAAAAATTCGCTTGGGATTAAACCGCTTTGTCATCGATCCCGCTGTCACTGTAACGCTGGCAGGTCAACGTGCAGCCCAAGTTACTATCAGTGGCGAAGTCGTTAGACCTGGTTTCTACACCCTGGCTCCTGGCGCTCAACTTTCTGCGGCATTGCTAATCGCTGGCGGTAGCACTAATCTCGGAGATCTGCGATCGGTTTTGGTGCGTCGCGCCCGGATCGATGGCTCGACAATTGAGCAACGGGTTGATTTGTTTACGCCGCTGCTAAATGGACAGTCACTCCCCAATTTACGCTTACAAGATGGCGATGCAGTAGTCATCCCGAAGCTAGAAGTTGCTACGGAGCAAAACTACGATCGCTCGTTAGTTTCTCGTTCTACTGTGTCTCAGCAGCAGATCAATATCCGAGTTTTGAGCTACGCTGGTGGGGGAATTGGTAGTATTAGCTTGCCCAACGGTAGTACATTTGTTGATGCTTTAAGCGCGATTGGTCCCAGTCCAGATACTTCTAACCTGCGAAATATTGCCCTGATTCGATTCGATCCCGAACGCGGCAAAGCAGTGACTCAGAAAATAGACGGGAAAGCAGCGCTACTGGGAAACATTGCTCAAAATGTCCCCCTAAGGAATAACGATGTCATTGTGGTAGGTCGTAACTTGGTTGGTAAGATCACTTATGCCTTAAGTACTTTTACTCAACCCTTTCGGGATATTTTGGGATTTCTGCTATTTTTTGATCAGCTAAGAGAAAGTGCTACCGATCTGTTTGGTCCAACGACTGATAGTAACAATAACTCCGACTAA
- a CDS encoding cyanoexosortase B system-associated protein — protein sequence MKLPKKLQRFQFSKVVLLSFLVGLMAIGAVPSYLTGRWSWANPPRVTNLKQLKNIRQAGLALPGWQTQQQDTVTIGGHKWSIQELQQDEKTQVTLLLLPQEDRKAQPEVEWMDINGFKEWQTDQEQRLQFKVETQAQTGTQNTTESGTSATRPTSSDVKARFFRGWTRQQTFAVLQWYAWPGGGNPSPSGWFWADQMAQLHRRRLPWVAVSILIPMEPLAEVDTALPLAKSLGQTVQAALMKEL from the coding sequence ATGAAACTGCCCAAGAAATTGCAGCGCTTTCAATTTTCTAAAGTCGTCTTACTGAGTTTTCTTGTCGGACTGATGGCAATTGGCGCAGTTCCTAGTTACTTGACAGGACGCTGGTCTTGGGCAAATCCCCCACGAGTGACCAACCTCAAACAACTCAAAAATATACGGCAGGCTGGTCTAGCGCTTCCCGGCTGGCAGACTCAACAACAGGATACCGTCACGATTGGCGGTCATAAATGGTCGATTCAGGAACTCCAGCAGGATGAAAAAACCCAGGTAACTTTGCTGCTTTTGCCTCAAGAAGATCGCAAGGCTCAACCAGAGGTTGAGTGGATGGATATTAATGGGTTTAAAGAGTGGCAGACCGATCAAGAGCAGCGGTTGCAGTTTAAGGTTGAAACTCAAGCACAAACGGGAACCCAAAACACTACAGAATCTGGAACTTCTGCTACACGTCCGACATCTTCCGATGTTAAAGCTCGTTTCTTTCGCGGTTGGACTCGGCAGCAGACCTTCGCCGTGCTTCAGTGGTACGCTTGGCCTGGAGGAGGCAATCCGTCTCCTAGTGGTTGGTTCTGGGCGGATCAAATGGCTCAATTGCACCGTCGCCGCTTGCCTTGGGTTGCTGTTAGCATCTTGATACCGATGGAGCCTTTGGCTGAGGTTGACACAGCTCTACCACTGGCTAAATCGCTCGGTCAAACGGTTCAAGCTGCTTTGATGAAAGAGTTATGA
- the crtB gene encoding cyanoexosortase B, protein MHFERKIPIAIERYLLEGTIVALLVILYAPLLWHWYDGWLNKNISIEHEYYSHGLIGLPFAAYITWSNRQQWRQLPDTSHPLGAALLALGGVFYLSGITDLINLSFPAVLAGLCLWLKGVPGFKLQGFPLLLVFLATPTQIPYLLAPYTLPLQRFIAATAGFILTQFGMNVTVNQIYLFVGGRIVEVAPFCAGLKMLFTSLYVTLMLLYWTGAWASRTKTILLVVGAVVISVTGNIVRNTLLTFFHGTGQEKTFDWLHEGWGGDVYSACMLGLIVLLLNAIDRYISDEPQKDEA, encoded by the coding sequence ATGCATTTTGAGCGAAAGATTCCGATTGCCATTGAGCGTTACTTGCTAGAAGGAACCATTGTTGCTTTGCTGGTGATTCTGTACGCTCCACTGTTATGGCACTGGTACGATGGCTGGTTGAACAAAAATATCAGTATTGAACATGAATATTACAGCCACGGTTTAATTGGGTTGCCTTTTGCCGCCTATATAACCTGGTCAAATCGACAACAATGGCGTCAGTTACCAGATACAAGTCATCCACTAGGCGCAGCCTTGCTAGCCTTGGGCGGGGTATTTTATCTCAGCGGCATTACTGACCTGATAAATTTATCCTTTCCTGCTGTATTAGCTGGACTTTGTCTGTGGCTGAAAGGAGTTCCTGGCTTCAAACTTCAAGGCTTTCCCTTGTTACTCGTATTTTTGGCAACGCCGACCCAAATTCCTTACTTACTAGCTCCCTATACCTTGCCCCTCCAGCGATTCATTGCTGCAACAGCTGGTTTCATCCTGACTCAGTTCGGGATGAATGTTACTGTCAACCAGATTTACTTATTCGTAGGCGGACGAATTGTAGAAGTTGCGCCTTTCTGCGCTGGACTTAAGATGTTATTCACCAGTCTTTATGTAACCTTGATGTTGCTTTACTGGACGGGTGCTTGGGCATCTCGTACGAAGACGATTTTGTTAGTCGTCGGTGCAGTAGTCATTAGCGTTACTGGTAATATCGTCCGCAATACGCTGCTAACTTTCTTTCATGGTACTGGCCAAGAAAAAACTTTTGATTGGCTGCACGAAGGCTGGGGCGGTGATGTTTATTCTGCCTGTATGTTGGGGTTAATTGTGCTTCTACTCAATGCGATCGATCGATATATTTCAGATGAGCCTCAGAAGGATGAAGCATGA